In Actinomadura luteofluorescens, the sequence CCGGCGTCAACCTGGTCAGCGCCGTCGCCGTGGTCGGGCTGGCGCTGAACCTGATCCCGCTCCTCCGCCGCTACAACCCGAAGCACACCTGACCGTCCCCACACCGCCCCCCGCCAACGTGGGCCGGCTCGCGCCTCCGCCGCGCGGCCGGCCCACGCCCGTGCCACGGGTTCTTCGCCCAGATGGCCGCTCCTCACGCCCAGCCCGCAACCGGACTCCCGTCCCCCGGCGCCATCGGCCCGCATCTTTCCCCCGCCCCCTCGGCCCGCGTCTTTCTGCCGCCCCGTCGGCCTGCATCTTTCTCGCGCCACCGCGGCCCGCATCTTTTTCGCACCACCTCGGACCGCATCCTTCTCCCGCGCCCTTGGCCCGCAGGCGGACTCCTGTTTCCCCCCGGCGCCCTACCTGCGATCGGCCCCCACTACTTCTCGCCTTCTCGGTCTAGGTCGTGGTCGGCGCGACATGGATCAGGGCGGGGGCCTCGCTGGTCCGGTCGAGGGCGATGCGGGTGCCGTCCTTGGAGTGCGTGGTGTCCATGAGTCCCCCAACTGCCGGGCCACGCTTCTGCCAATGCGGTGCGGGAGGGGACCCCCTCGTGCTCCGGGCCCGTCCGCCCATGCTGGGGTTCTCTGCCGTTGGTGCATGCCTTTTTGGTGGTCGCGAGGGGCTTCTCGGCCATCGGAGGAGCTCTTGCTCGCGCCCGGTGGGCTCTGGTTTCTGGCAGGTGCGGGCGGCCGTCGCCGCCTGTCGGGAGCGCCTGTGTCTGACGTTGCCGACATTTGGGACTCCAGAACGCTTTGTTGCATGGCGCCAGAGGGAGCGCGTGGAGTGGCGGGGGCGTCCCGTCTTGGGGACGCCCCCGCCTTGGGCTAGTTGGAGCGTTTCCAGAAGGGGCGGCGGGGTGGGGCCTCGCCGGTGAAGGCGGCGAGGACCTGGAGCGCCTGGGTCCACTGGTCGCTGACGGTGGGCTGGTCGGCGGTGGGTCGGAGGCGGTGCAGGTCGTCGCGCAGGTCGGCGAGGACCTTGGTGTCCAGGGAGAGGGTCTGCATTCGCTGGACGATCGACTCCAGGATGGGGAGGAGTTCGCTCAGCAGGTGCTGGATGCGCTCTTCTCGTGTATCGGGGACCTGGCGGAGGCGGCCCAGGACGTTGGCCAGTTCCTGCTGGAACCCGGCGAGGGGCGAAGGCGCGGGGCGGGACGAGGGCGCGGGGCCTGCCGGCCGGCGGGCGCGGCCGAGGGGGCGGCCTGCGGGACGGGCCGAGGCCGGAGGGGGTGCGCCGTAACCGGGAGGGGCGCCTTGCGGCATCGGGGGTGGGCCGGAGGGGGCGGCCGGCATCGGTGCAGGGGGCATGGGGGCCGAACGTGCCGGCGGGGCCGACCTCTGCAGGTCCATATCCATGTCCAAGTCCTCGTCCATGTCCATGGCGAAGGCCGCCGGGGACACCTGCCGTTCGGCCATCGGCGCGGCGCCTGCCCAGCCTCGGGGCGTCTCCACCGGCTGGACGACCTTGTGGGGCGTCCCGCCCTCGGTCGCGACCCGGCTGTCCACCGCTACGAACGCCGTGAAGCGGCACAGGACGCCGAACCGGAGGGAGGTCGAGATGATGCGCTGTTCCAGGTCGCCGGGGCCGCCGACCGTGTAGCGGTCCTCTAGGTCGCGCAGGTGCGCGCGGGCCCAGATGGATCGGGTGGCCGGGTCCTTGGTGACGATGCCGGTGGCGCGCTGCTCCCAGGCCGTGCCGTCGGATGCCGTCCCCCGGACGGTCAGGGTGCCGGACGGCGCGCCTCGGAAGCGGCCCGCGATCTGGAGCGGTACGCCGGGGAACAGGGCGCCCGGCCGGGTGGGCGCCACGGTGTCGGGGACGATCTCCAGCCCGTCGGCGTGCAGGGCGAGGCCGGTGGCCAGCGGGGCGGCGATCCGGTGGTGGATGTGCTCCATCGCCTCGTCGAGGCGGTCTTCGGACTCCACCAGTTCGCAACGGCCCCCGCCGATCGCGGCGAGGCGGTTCAGGAAGCCGGCGTTGACGGCCTGGTCGATGCCGACCGTGTGCACGCGGACGCCGTGCAGCCGCGGTTCGAGGTGGGCGAGGAGGTGGTCCTCGTTGCCCACCTGGCCGTCGGTGATGAGGACGAGGACCCGGTCGCGGGTGGGGTCGGTGAGCAGGCGGCAGCCCTCGTCGAGCGGGGCGAGCATCTCGGTGCCGCCCCGCGCGCCCAGCGCCGCGAGGTGCTCGACGGCGCGGAACCGGTTGCGGTCGGTGCCGTCGGCCAGTCCGGAGCCGAGGTCGCGCGGGCGCTCGATGACGTTGTCGAAGGACAGGACGGCGAACCGGTCTTCGGCGCGGAAGGTGTCGACGATGCGCGCGGCGGCGCGGCGGGCGGCGACCATCTTCCAGCCGTACATGCTGCCGGAACGGTCGAGGACGAGCACCACGTCGCGCGGGCGGGGCCTCGCTTCTCCCGACGGCAGGACGGTGAGGCTGAACGTCCCCTCCTCGCCGGACTCGTCCGGGACGAGGGCGAGGGCCGCGCTTTCGTGGGGGGCGAAGTCGAGGCGGAGGATGAAGTCGCGGTCGAGGCGCTCGCCCGGTTGCAGGCGCACGGTGGTCCGCTCGCCGTCGCCCTCCTCGGCGACCACATGCAGCGCCGACCGGATCTGGGTGAGCGGAAGCCCGGACGGATCGATGTCGACGGTGACGGCCAGCCGAACCGGGTTGGGGAAGCCGGGCAGCAGGACGGGCGGGCTGATCCGGGACGCGTCCGGCACGGCGTTGGTGTCGTCGGCCACCCCGGAGCCTGCGCGCTCGCCGTCGAGCGGGGCGCCGGGGATGTAGCGGGGGGCGACGACGAGCGGAAAGCGGAACGTCGCGCTGGACGCCGACTCGTGCGGCAGCAGCTGGTCGAGGGAGAGCCTGATCGTGATCCGCTCGCCCGGCAGGATGTTGCCCACCCGCATGGTGAACACGTCCGGGCGGTCCTCTTCCGCGATGGCCGCGCGTTGACCCGCTGCGATGGCGGTGTCGTAGTCCTGCCGCGCCTGCCCGCGCTCTTTCAGCCTCCCTTCGATGACCCTGTCAGCGGCTTCCATGCGCAGTGCGGTGACGGCGGCGCGGTCGGGCAGGGGAAAGACGTAGGTGGCCTCCAGCGGCACGTCGAACGGGTTTCGGAAGCCCTGGACGACCTCGATGCCAGCGGCGAGGCCGGTGATGGACGCGTGCACGTCCACGGAGTCGAGCGGCAGGTTTCCCCTGTCGGTGCTGAGCGCGCCGAGCCCGTGGTCGGGTACCGGTGGCGCGGTCTCGGGTAGTGGCAGGATGCGCACGGTCACTGAATCCTCCGAGGTGGGGCGGCGGGCTGGAAGTCGGGGCTTTCGGCGGGGGTGTCCACGCGGGCGAGCAGGCCGCGGCGGCGCAGTTCGTCGAGCAGTGGACGAGCGGCCGCCTCGATGGCGGCGAGGTCGTCGCCGTTCAGGTTCGGGACCTCAAGGAGCACGGTGAGGCCGGGAGCGAGCCGGACGCCCTGGACGATCGCGGGACGGTCTTCGCCATAGCCGCTGGCATCGACGTTCTGGTGGAACGACACATCGGGTCGCGTGCTCCAGAAGCTCCCTCTCTCGCTGCCCTCCGCACCTTTGGGGGCCGTTGGAGGCCCGCCTTGGCTCTCTGGGCTTGCGGGGGAGTGGCCGTGGGGAGCCTGCTCGGCGTCCCGAGTGGCCTGAGGGCTCGAGCCAGGGGCCCCGGTTGTTCGGCCGTGTGGAGCGCCAGGGGCCGGCAGGCCGCCTGAACGGGTGCCCGGCGGGCCGGGGAGGGCGGCGATGCGGGCGAGGTCCGCGTCGGTCGCGGCGGCGAGCTCGATCTGGATCTCGGAGATGGAGCGGCCCGAGGCCTGGCGCCGCTTCACCGCGACGAGTTGGAGGAGATGGCGGGGCCCGTACAGCGCGGTTCGGCCGCGGCGGCCGAGGGGCGGGTCGATGAGGCCGATGGTGGTGTACCAGCGGATCAGCCGCTCGTTGGGCAGGTCGCGCACCCGGCCGCTGACCTGCGCGGACCCGTCCGCCGCGAGAGCCGCGCCGGCACGGTCCGCCAGTTCGGCGATCGTCCAGGTGTCATCGTCCATGTGGTCGATGATGACACTGTCACGATGACAGTGTCAACTTCTTTCAGGTCGAAGGGCGCTCCCGTCCTGAGCCCCCTGGTCCCCGCGTGGGTATGTGGAGCGCGGGCCGCAGGGGAGCGTCGCCGCTGACCGGCTGATGGCGGGCGCCATGGCCGAATGCCGCCTTGGGCTATGGGGTGCCTGCCTGTGAACGAAGTCGTCGTCGAATTGCCCTTTGAAGCGTCATGGTGACGGTATTCGCTGTCCGGGTGACCGTTTGGTTAGGCCTCTGTGGCCCTCGCGGGAAGTGCGACCTCCCCGAACATGGAATGGTTATCGCCGACTGTCAGTCCGAAATTCCCGCTATATCACTCTTGGTAGTCACTTGATCGCTCAACGGGGCGGCGCGCTGGTCATGTGAACACGGTGAACCTTGCAGTATTACGGTCGAAGCGCCCCAAAGTCCATTAAGTGTGACACAGTCCAAAAAGACCTAATTGAGAGGTAACGATGATGTTCGGTGTCGGAGTGTGATCCCTTGAATTTGCTGGTAAAGAGCGTCGGCAGCCTTTACCTTTTCTGGCATGAGCGACCATCTTCTGGTGGAGACGCTGCGCGAGCGCGACCCCGGCGCCCCGGCCGCGGTCTACGACGCCCATGCCGAGAAGCTCTACGCGTACTGCTGGTTTCAGCTGCGGGGGCGCGACGCGGCGCAGGTCGCCCTGCGTGACACCTTCATCGTGGCCGAGGCGCACATCGGCAAGCTGCGCGAGCCCGACCGGTTCGAGCCATGGCTCTACGCCATCGCCCGGCTGGAGTGCGCCCGCCGCATGCCGCCCAGGCACCTCGTGCCGGACGTGCCGGTCGCCAGCCACGACCAGGAGGACGTCGACCAGCGCATCACGGCGTGGCAGGCCGTGCTGGGGTTGCCGCCCCTCTCCCGGGAGCTCCTGGAACTGCACGTCAGGCGCCGGTTGTCGGTTCCCGACCTCGCCGCCGTGTTCGGGTTGTCGCCGAGGGACGCGCAAACGGCGCTCGACTGCGCGCACGGCGAGCTCGAAGCGGCGCTGACCGCGGAGATGCTCGCGAACAAGGGGCCCTACGGTTGCCCTGAGCGTGCTCACCTGCTGCGTGAGCGGCAGGGCGATTTCACCCACGACCTCAGCAAGCGGCTGGTGGGGCACGCGCGAGAGTGTTCCGCCTGCGGAAGCCTCCGTCCCAGAAGCGTGTCGGCCGCCAAGGTGTACGGGCTGCTGCCCGACGCGGTACCCGCGCCAGAGACGCGGCTCAGAGTGATGAGTTGCTTCCTGGATCCCGAACTCGTTGGCTACAGGCTCTTCGTGGCCACTCGCGTCACGGAGTTCAGGTCCGATGGATTTCCCGTCCAGAGCGCCTCCGGACGCCCCGGGCGGGCAGCCCGTCAGAGCCGGCGCTGGAGGTTCACCCGCCCGCGTAAGGCGGCTAGGGAGGAAAGGGGAGCAGCCAAGCTCTACGCACAGGTCGTTCGTGCTTCTGCCGCGCTCGTGGTTGTGGCGCTTCTGTCAGCGTCCGGGGTCGCCTCCATGTACGTCGTCGGTGCCCAGCGTGAGGACAAGGACGAGCAGGCCGGCCCCCGTCCGACGGCCGTACCCGGCATCTCTCAGAGGCCTGGGCCCGTGCGGAAGTCGCCTGTTCCTCCGCAGGCGCCCGGTGCCCTTAACGCCCTTCCCATGGCCACGTTCCCGCTGGGCGCACAGATCTCGTCCGCGCCGCTGCCCGCTCTCTTAGACACGCCCTCGATGCTTGCCTTCTCTGATGGGGCCGCGATGTCTGTGGCCGCGGGCGTGCTGACGGTCTCCCCCCTCTTCCTGGACCTGGCAGGAGGATCAGACGGCTCCATAGAGTTAAAGGCAGAGGGCGGGCCAGTGACCTGGCAGGCGAAGGGCCAAGACTCCCTCAAAGTCAGTCCGTCCTCCGGAAGCCTTGGCCCTGGGCAGAGCGTGACCGTCCATGTTCACGTCTCGCGGCAGCGAGAGCCCTACGGAGGAACCACGCTCACGTTCCGGCCAGGTGGGACTCAGGTCCACGTCACATGGCGTTCCGATACGGCCGCTCCTACCGCGCCGCCTGAAGCGCACCGGCCAGCTAGTCCTGCGCAGGGGAGCACTGCGTCGAGCCCATCCGGCCCACCACGGGCCGACGGGGATCCTGCTTACTCGTCGCCTGTCCCTGCGGCGACCCCACTTCCGTCGCAGGCGCCCACACCGCCCCCCTCTGGCACCGCGCCGTCCGGCGCCAGTCCGACGCTCAGCGCCTGACACCCGGCGCCTGGCGCGCGACTGTTCGCCCACCTTCATCGCGTGGCGTTTGTACCTGCCATTTCCCGAGTCAACTACGCTTCGTAGCTGATCATTTGCGCTAGGTAGGACCGCGGGCGGGGAGGACGTGATCATGGCACCTGGCGCACCTGAGCTACGTCGCCGTCGCGTGACCCCGTCTCCCGCCAGTAGCAGGGCGCTGCGGCTGGTCGCTCTCACCTCTGGCGTCGCGATCGGCATGAGCGTTCTGGTGCCGGGTGCGTCCGCCCGCCCGTCGGACCCTCCCGGCCCCAGCGCGAAGGACGTCGAACGCAGCGAACGCGACGTCAGGGAGCGGGCGGCCGAAGTCGGGCGGACGAAGGCCATGCTCGCCCAGGCGGACGGCGAACTCGACAGGCTCGCCATCGCCGCAGAGGCCGCCGTGGAGCGCTACAACGGTGAACTGGTGCAGCTGCGGCGGGCGCAAGAGGCGTACAGGGACATTCAAGGAAGGCTTGCCGAGGCGAACCGGAGAGTGGAGGCGGCCCGAGCCGAGTTGGCGTCGTTCGCCGCGCAGGTCTACCGGGACAACACCGGCTACGACCCGATGTCCTCGGCCGTCGCGGGTGAAGGCGGGCCTCAGGGGTTCATGGACCGCGCCGGCATGGTCAAGATGCTCGCCGAACGCCGAGCCGCCATGTTCCGCCGGGTCGAAGCCTCGAAGACGGTCGCGGACGTGTTCCGCCGCCAGGCGAAGACCGCACTGGACGAGCAAGACGCAGCGACGAGGCGAGCCGACGAGGCCAAAGGGCTCGCGCAAGGCGCCGTGGCCACCCAACAAGCAGCCGTCCAGCGCATCGAAACTGACAAGCGCCATCTAGAACGCAAGCTTGGCAAAGCCCAGGCGAGGGCTGCGGAGGTCAAGCGCGCGCGGGAACGTGCGCTGGAGAGGGCGCAGACGCGCAAGTTCCGTTCGGATTTCCCCGTCCCGAAGGAGGTGCCGCCTGACGCACGCGGTGCCATCGCGGTCGAGGCGGCGCTCAAGTGGCTCGGAACGCCCTACTCCTGGGGCGGGGGCGACATGGAGGGGCCGACATACGGCATCGCTCAGGGCGCAGGGACGGTCGGCTTCGACTGCTCAGGCCTGACCATGTACGCGTGGAACAAGGCGGGTGTGCGGCTAGACCATTGGACGGGCACGCAGTGGACGTCCGGACCGCACATCCCCATCAGCAAGCTGCGCCCGGGTGACTTGGTCTTCTTCGCGACCAATCGGTCCGACCCGGCCACGATCCACCACGTCGGCCTCTACCTCAGTGACGGCCGCATGGTGGAGGCGCCCTACACCGGTGCGCACGTGCGTATTGCGAGCATCCACCGACAGGACCTGATCGGTGCCACCCGTCCTGCGGGCTGAAAGAAGTCGTCGTAGAAAGCGAGAACCCTTCTGTAGGAGTCCTACAGAAGGGTTCCCCACGAGTGTCGCGTGGGCGGCGGGGAGCGGGTCGGCGCCGTCTGCGACTCCGAACGGCCCGGCCGGCCGCACGGGCCGGGGACGACTCAGTGGCCGCCCTGGTCGGAGGCGCGCTTGAAGGAACGCTCGATCTCCTGCTCGGCCTCCACGCGTCCCACCCAACTGGCGCCCTCGACGGACTTTCCGGGCTCCAGGTCTTTGTAGACCTCGAAGAAGTGCTGTATCTCCAGCCGGTCGAACTCGGCGACGTGGTGTATGTCGCGCAGGTGCTCCATGCGGGGGTCGGTGGCGGGGACGCACAGGACCTTGTCGTCGCCGCCGGCCTCGTCGGTCATGCGGAACATGCCCACGGCGCGGCAGCGGATGAGGCAGCCGGGGAAGGTCGGCTCCTGGAGCAGGACCAGGGCGTCCAGGGGGTCGCCGTCCTCGCCGAGGGTGTCCTCGACGAACCCGTAGTCGGCCGGGTACTGCGTGGAGGTGAAGAGCATGCGGTCGAGCCGGATGCGGCCGGTCTCGTGGTCCACCTCGTACTTGTTCCGCTGGCCCTTGGGGATCTCAATCGTGACGTCGAAATCCAAGATTTCCTCCGCTCCCTGCGCGCTCGCAGTGAATAGTCTTTCGGGAGCCTGTGGGCGAGGCCGGCACCACAGGTGAGTGTTCCCCTGTATAAGGATGTCGCACGTTGGTGAGTGCTGAGTGGGAGAGGGGCGGTCACGTGCCTGGACGGGGCCGGGCCCTCGCAGTCCTGTCGCTGTCCCTCCTTAACGTTTTCGCCGTCGCCGCGGGTCTGGCAGTGGTGAAACTCACACCGGACCGGCGCCTGTCGCCGCAACCGCCCAGCGTGGCGGCGCGCGACCTGGTGCGGATCGCGCCGTCGTCCGCCGCGATCCCCGCCGCCGATCCCGGGTCGGGCCGTCCGCCCGACCCGTCCGCCCTGGCGGGACGGCTCTCCGCGCTGATCGGGGGACCGCAGGCGAAGATCAACGCGGTGGTCGTCGACGCGGAGTCCCGGCGGCCGCTGTACGAGCTGCGCGCCGGGCAGCCCGCCACCCCGGCCTCGACGACGAAGCTGGCGACGTCGGTGGCGGCGCTGGCCTCGGCCGGCCCGGCCCACCGGATCACCACCCGGGTCGTGCGCGGCACGGGCGACGGGATCATTCTGGTCGGAGGCGGGGATCCTACCTTGACGGCGCTCCCACCGCGCCCTGGAGCCGGCCACCCGCCCTATGCGTCGCTTACCGACCTGGCCCGCCAGACGGCTGCTGCCTTGAAGGCTTCCGGTACGGGCCAGGTGCGTGTGGACTACGACGCGTCCGCCTATCAGGGTCCCCGTACGGCTGCGGGCTGGAAACCCAACTATCTCCCCGACGGCGAACTGGCGCCTGTCAGTGCCTTGACCGTCGACGAGGGACGGGTGGCGCCGTCTGACCCGTCCAGGAGGACAAGGGTCTCGGACCCTCCTTCCGCGGCGGCAAGGGAGTTCGCGCGTCTGTTGGCCAAGAACGGGGTCAGTGCCAGGGCCGGGCGTTCGACGGTCGCGCAGAAGGAGGCCGTGCAACTCGGTGCCGTCCAGTCGCCCCCGCTGTCCGCGCTCGTGGAGCATTTGCTGACCGACAGCGACAACGACGTGGCCGAGGCGGTGGCCCGCCAGGTGGCCATCAAACTGGGGCGTCCCGCCACGTTCGCCGATGCCGCGCAGGCCGTCCGACAGGTTCTCGCCGGGCTGGGTGTGGCCGAGGGGGTCTCGGTCAACGATGGCAGTGGATTGTCGCCGCTCAACCGCATCTCGCCTATCGCGCTCGCCCGTATCGTCTCGCTCGCTGCGGGCGGGGACCATCCGAAGCTGCGCCCGGTCATCACCGGTCTGCCGATCGCAGGTTTCTCCGGGACGTTGAGCGCGCCCCGCTACACCGTCGCGGCCAGCCAGGGGGGTGCGGGAATGGTGCGAGCCAAGACCGGCACCTTGGCGGGAGTCAGCACCCTGGCCGGACTCGCCTACGACGCGGACGGACGTCTGCTCGCCTTCGCGTTCATGGCGGGGGACGGCAAGGGACCGGTCGACCCCGGCAAGCTCGACCAGCTCGCGGCAGCGGTGGCCACCTGCGGATGCGGCTGATCTGAGGCCCGACACCCGACCCGCGGCGCGGGTGTGGGGGAGGCCGTACGGGAGATAACCAAAGCGGTTGTTCGTTGAACGACCATGCAGGGCGCTCCGGCGCCGCGTTCCGAACGTACGGTGGTGACATGAGCGCCTCAATGATCGACTGGAACCTGGCGGTCCAGGCCGGCACCCGGCTCGTCAGGCCCGGGCCGCAGGTCACCCATGCCGAGGCCCGTGAGGTCGTGAAGGAGCTGCGCGCCCTGTCGAAGATCGCCCATGGGCACGTGCGGGACTTCACCGGCATGGCGTCCGAGCTCGATCCGGACCCTGCGACTGTCGTGGACAGGCCTGGCTGGATCCGTGCCAACGTGGACGGTTTCCGGGTCGTGCTGGAGCCGCTCATGGAGCAGATGTCCGAACGGAGCAACGGCGGCCCCCTCGGTGGAGCGGGCAACGTTGTCGTCCAGGCGGTCGGTTCGCGCGTCACGGGCATGCAGGTCGGCGCGATTCTGGCGTATATGGCGAGCCGTGTTCTGGGCCAGTACGAGCTGTTCCTGCCTCCGGACCCGTCCGGGCGTGCGCCGACAGGGCGGCTGACTCTGGTCGCGCCCAACATCGTCCATGTGGAGCAGGAGCTCGGTGTGGAGTCGCGTGACTTCCGCCTCTGGGTCTGCTTGCACGAGGAGACGCACCGGGCCCAGTTCACGGGAGTCCCCTGGCTGCGCGAGTACGTCCAGGACCAGATGACCAAGTTCCTCCTCGCGTCCGACCTCGACCCCGGCATGATGCTGGACCGCATCCGGGACGCTGCCGAGGCCGTCGCCGACGCCGTGCGCGGCGGTGACTCCAACCTCATCGACGCGATCCAGACGCCGGAGCAGCGGGAGATCCTCGACCGCCTCACCGCCGTGATGACGCTCGTCGAAGGACACGGCGACTACGTCATGGACGCGGTGGGCCCCGAGGTCGTGCCGTCCGTCCAGCAGATCCGGTCGCGTTTCCAAGGGCGGCGCTCTGGCGGTTCCAAGCTCGACAAGACGATCCGGCGCCTGCTCGGCATCGACCTGAAGATGAAGCAGTACGCGGAGGGGTCGCGGTTCGTGCGGAGGGTCGTCACGGAGGCCGGCATGAGCGGCTTCAACCAGGTCTGGCAGTCGCCGGAGACGCTCCCGACCCATGACGAGATCAAGGAGCCCAGCCTGTGGATGAGCAGGGTCGTCGGCACACGCGCCATCGACGCCCCGCCCAAGGCCAGCGAGGCCTGAGCCGTAGCGCGCTTGAGCCGGTACCTGCCTTGGCGTGACCTGCCTTGGGCGAACGGCACCGTGTGGTGGTAGACGTTTGCCATGGGCCCTGATCCGGCTGTGGCGGCGGTACGTCTTGCTGTGCGCCGGGTGCTCGCCGGCCTGCCGCAGGGGGGAGTGGTGCTGGCAGCGTGCAGCGGGGGCGCCGATTCGCTGGCGCTGGCTGGGGCGTTGGCCTTCGAAGCGCCCAGGGCAGGGCGTTCGGCCGGAGGCATCACTATCGACCATGGCTTGCAAGACGGCTCGGACCAGCGTGCTGACGCGGTGGTCCGGACAATGGTCGACCTCGGTCTCGACCCAGCTGGTTCCATCGCGGTGACCGTCGACGGGGCCGGCGGCCCCGAGAACGCAGCCCGCGACGCTCGATACGCGGCCCTTGACGGTGCCGCCCATCAAATGGGGGCGACCGCCGTCCTGCTTGGGCACACGCAAGACGACCAGGCCGAAACCGTCCTGCTAGGGCTGGCGCGTGGTTCCGGGGCCCGCTCGTTGTCTGGCATGCCCGCCTCTTTCAGGCGCTCCGAAGGCGTCAGGTACTTGAGGCCCTTGCTGGAGCTGGATCGCGTCACTACGCGCCGCGCCTGCAAGGCCATGGGGCTGGACCCCTGGGACGACCCCCACAACATCGACCCCGCCTACGCGCGCGTGCGCGTCCGGCACGAGGCCCTTCCCGCCCTGGAGAAGGCCCTTGGCCCGGGAGTGGCCCAAGCGCTGGCACGGACGGCCAGGATGCTGCGCGACGACGCCGACGCCCTCGACGAGATGGCTTCCCGCGCCTACTCCGACCTGGAGACCTCCGAAGACGGCTGCAACGTTGCCGTCCGCCTGGATGGGCTCGAAGGGCTGCCCAGAGCCGTCCGTACGAGGGTGCTGCGGATGGCGGCGGTAAAGGCCGGCAGCCCACCGGGTACGCTCGCGGCGGTCCATATCGATGCAGTGGATCGGCTGGTCACGGCCTGGCACGGCCAGCGGCACGTGGATCTGCCAGGGGGGCTGCGCGCCTTCCGGAGGTCTGGGAAGCTGCTGTTCGGCCCGGTTTGACGTCGCGGCGTGTGCGGATCGTCACGTGTCGCGTCCGCCGCGCACTGCCCGAACGGCGCGCGGCGGTGTCCGTCCGACGTCCGTCCCACCGGACGGGCGAGGTCTGAGCTATGAGGTGGGGTTGTGGACGAGAAGGACCTGGGCAACGACCTGGCGAAGGTGCTGATCCCCGAGGACGACCTGCAGGCCAAGGTGCGCGGGCTCGCCGCGCAGATCGACGCCGACTACGCGGGCAGGGACCTGCTGCTCGTCGGGGTCCTCAAGGGCGCCGTCATGATCATGGCCGACCTGGCGCGGTCGCTGCACTCGCCCGCCTCCATGGACTGGATGGCCGTGTCGTCCTACGGTTCGGGCACCAAGTCGTCCGGCGTCGTCCGCATCCTCAAGGACCTCGACACCGACATCCTCGACCGGCACGTCCTGATCGTGGAGGACATCGTCGACTCGGGCCTGACGCTGTCGTGGCTGGTGAGCAACCTGCTCTCCCGCAACCCGGCCTCGCTGGAGATCTGCGCGCTGCTCCGCAAGCCGGAGGCCGTCAAGACCGAGATCGACGTGAAGTACATCGGCTTCGACATCCCCAACGAGTTCGTCATCGGGTACGGGCTCGACTACGCGGAGCGGTACCGGAACCTGCCGTTCGTCGGGACTCTGGCCCCGCACGTGTACGGCGGAGGCGGGGCCTGAGCCGCCCTGGAGGGGCCGGAGGGCCGCGGGGAGGGCCTGATCGCCCCGGACGTGCTCACACTGGTCGGAGGCGCACCAACGCCCCCCAGGGAACAAGGGACCGTGACGAATCGTTGCAAAGGTCGTTGACGGGTATAGGCAAGGGATGCGGGAGAACAGCGTCGGCTGCGGCTCCTGCGCCTGCGGTGTACCGTCGGTGTCCCGGACCTCGGGTTCGGGACGCGATATGAGGGAAGCCGCCACGGTGGGACCGGAGCCCCGGGCGACGGGCCTACCCGTTGGTCGCATTGTTGGTCGCAGTGGCGTCCGTCCCTCGGGACGGGCGAGGATCGCACACAGACTGGTCAGGAGGGACGGGCCCCTACGGGGTAACCGGATAAATGGACGTGAAGCGCTATTTTCGCGGGCCGCTGCTGTGGATCCTGCTGTTCGGCCTCTTGGTCGCCCTCGTCATGTGGGGCGTCAACCCCGGCCGTTCGTTCGAGAAGGTTGACACCTCCAAGGTCGTCCAGGAGATCAACGCGGGCCAGGTGAAGTCCGCGAAGATCATTGACAAGGACCAGCGGATCGAGCTGAC encodes:
- a CDS encoding zinc-dependent metalloprotease; the protein is MIDWNLAVQAGTRLVRPGPQVTHAEAREVVKELRALSKIAHGHVRDFTGMASELDPDPATVVDRPGWIRANVDGFRVVLEPLMEQMSERSNGGPLGGAGNVVVQAVGSRVTGMQVGAILAYMASRVLGQYELFLPPDPSGRAPTGRLTLVAPNIVHVEQELGVESRDFRLWVCLHEETHRAQFTGVPWLREYVQDQMTKFLLASDLDPGMMLDRIRDAAEAVADAVRGGDSNLIDAIQTPEQREILDRLTAVMTLVEGHGDYVMDAVGPEVVPSVQQIRSRFQGRRSGGSKLDKTIRRLLGIDLKMKQYAEGSRFVRRVVTEAGMSGFNQVWQSPETLPTHDEIKEPSLWMSRVVGTRAIDAPPKASEA
- the tilS gene encoding tRNA lysidine(34) synthetase TilS; its protein translation is MGPDPAVAAVRLAVRRVLAGLPQGGVVLAACSGGADSLALAGALAFEAPRAGRSAGGITIDHGLQDGSDQRADAVVRTMVDLGLDPAGSIAVTVDGAGGPENAARDARYAALDGAAHQMGATAVLLGHTQDDQAETVLLGLARGSGARSLSGMPASFRRSEGVRYLRPLLELDRVTTRRACKAMGLDPWDDPHNIDPAYARVRVRHEALPALEKALGPGVAQALARTARMLRDDADALDEMASRAYSDLETSEDGCNVAVRLDGLEGLPRAVRTRVLRMAAVKAGSPPGTLAAVHIDAVDRLVTAWHGQRHVDLPGGLRAFRRSGKLLFGPV
- the hpt gene encoding hypoxanthine phosphoribosyltransferase, whose amino-acid sequence is MDEKDLGNDLAKVLIPEDDLQAKVRGLAAQIDADYAGRDLLLVGVLKGAVMIMADLARSLHSPASMDWMAVSSYGSGTKSSGVVRILKDLDTDILDRHVLIVEDIVDSGLTLSWLVSNLLSRNPASLEICALLRKPEAVKTEIDVKYIGFDIPNEFVIGYGLDYAERYRNLPFVGTLAPHVYGGGGA